ATAGAGCATGTCCTGTCAGGTAAACATGACATTGTGCTTTATTTGATCAACATTTCATTGCATCATTTATGTACGCTTATAAACATAAGATTCATTATTTAATTTACCCAACATCTCCTTAGCTGGTATACAATCATGACTTGTTATGTATACATAATAGAGATTAATATATGACAACATGGATGTTAAAGCACTGTATATCTTCTTCAAATGATACTACGATTTTATTTCTAGTATATTCTAGCTATTTACAGGCCAAAACCAAACAGGCAGCCATATTTGTGCATCATGCCCCGCTGTAATAATACACAGTAAACTATAAATAAACAGGTTATAGAGTGTATTTACTACCAATTTACACAAGTGCTTGCCTCCGCACAAAAACGTGAGCAAGTGTAATGTTTTTGAGTGATATGATGAAATAATGTTAATACAACTTAATATTTGGGCTGAATAAAACAATTCCCTGATTGgggagtgttttgtttttttttaaatcacaagtGACTGTGCAGGATTTCTTATTGCTAACATAATGCAAATGAACAATTTTTAACATACAAATAACTAATAGAGTCATTTGCAACCATTTTAAGCAAGGGAACAGGTTCATTGGTACTTGCCACAATGGTAAACCCTGATAATGggtaaatttaattttaaaaacaattactCAGTTGAATTTACCTGGAGGTATACCTGCAGAACCGTTTTAATCTGTACaaaatcttttttgtttcaATGAGGGGGTTACTGGGGAGTTGCTATTCTGTTACATAATTAAGGCTAAAATTGCCACCAGCAGCAATAATATCTCCTGCTGAGGAAAATCCCAAGATTAGCATATTTATACTTACGGTTTTGTTTAAAGATATTTGAAGGGGTACTCTAGGTGCCCTGGGCTGGTTGCcggtctgttgcagggctaacacatggAAACAGATAACCAACACTCACATTCACCTGCAGCTATTTAACCtttaatcatcatttaaaaagttAAACTGATGCAGCAACATCCTAAATTTTAGTTCTTGGTAATGGCGGAGCTCCAAAAATCCTGGATCCTACACTGCAACTCGATTTTCCCCTACCTGGTAAACGTTTGCTGCTGGATCCAGACCTTAAAATCAGTCCATTGCAGTTGACTCATTAGGCATTTTGATGTGAAACAGCAGTTTCTCTGGAAGAAAAAGTTAAACCTGTCCAGATGACTGCTGTGGAAGAATGAGTGCGAGTGGGACTAACACTCCTTTCAAGCTGTTTACAAGTGTTAGCAATTGATGAGGGAAGCCCCTGGTGGCAATGAAAATAATATCATGCAATCTAATGAGCTGGCAGTTTTGTCTGATATGAGGCAAAAACCTTTCAGCATCTTCAGCTTAAGCAGACTTTTTTGAATATAGAGTTTTATATAGAGTCCAAGCTGAGATTACACAAATATGTTGTTTTAGTCATTTTCTCACACTCAGGCTCCTCCAGGGTCAGTGAAGACATTATTCAAGTGCTTTCAGTGGGTGTGTGCTGCTCTCTGCTACTGACTTAAATGTAACAGTGACGGAGGTGGACATACTGTAATTTCAAGATTATGGGAGACAAAGCAATTATCTGTAAAAAGATTTGGTGGAATGACTGTTCTTTAGAGGCCAGTCAGACAATAACTGTTAATCCTttcaaactgcagtttgtgcAGTTTTGAGAAACAGATTAATAAAGAACACCAAGAAATCATAGGGATTGGTCTTGAAGTCTTCTAGCACAGAAGAAGGCTTTGTCCTGCTAAATTTCTTTTGAAACCCAGCATCACTGGGAGATCTCAGCAAGTTGTGCCAgttttgaagaaaataagacatCGGTCTTCAGCCTAGAATTATCCCCACACACCTGATCACGTGTACACTAAACTCCCTTTAGTGTACATATTATTCGCAGCTCTTAACTCTCTTATACTGAGGCCATGCATTTTTTTGAAATGCAGATATAACAGAGCAAGAGCAAGTAAATTAGGAACCAGATGTTTTTGTGCTTGAAAATCCCTGGAGAGATTAGctgtctcactcactcacacatgtACATCCAAACTCATACACACAACTCTCCATCCTTCAGAGTATCCTTAAACCACGAGGAAATGCTCAGCCTGGCTGATGCTGTGGAGCAAGAGGCATGTTGTCCTAAAAGATCTGAGGACACTGGCTCCAGTCTTGTCTTTCTTTGGCCTCCCAGTAGCCGCCTTTGTAGATAAAAATGTTATCGCCTGTCTCGTCTGTCCTCTTCTCAAACCACAGTGGCTGGTAACCCTCAATATCTTGCCCTAAAGACAGAACATATGTGCTCATTTTCAGGATATTGCAAAGTTCTTTCTTCATAGACTCTAAATATTGTAAAATTTGCCAATTACTGCAAGTTTTTGTCAGGTTTTGTCAGCTGTTGACCAAAGCTAAAGATCAATAGTCACTCATTTTATAACAACAGAGCTTTCATCTGTGCTCTTTGTTTCTAAATAAGGAAAAATCTGTTATTGCTATGAGCTCACTGCAAAATAAAGCTCTGAACAGCTGCTCGATATGTGCTGAAGGTTGGCACAAATGATGCAAAAGCCAGAAAAGTCTTTGTCATCACTGTTCTTGTTCATTTCCTTGCACTCACCCTCCTCCAGGGCCTGGTTAGCTTGCGCCCTTCTTTTCCTCTCCAGTCTCTGTCGTTCCTCTAGACGTTGCTTCTGACTGTTGGCTTCATCCCACAGACCAGCCTCCATCAGCCGCTGGTCTGGCCGCAAGCGACTGTCAGTGGGTGCGACGCCCTCTTCTGGCTCATTTAAGGTCAGTgccagagaggagaaaaagtgcaTGTTCTCTGCATTTTCTCTGGAGGACGGATTAGAGAACTCAGTGTGACAAAAGATGCAGACCGAGAAGGAGAAATAGCACACCGACACACTCAATCATTAAGATAGAGCACAAAATGTATTACATACGGAAGGGGATATTTCTTCCACAGCAGTTTGGGCGGAAGAGTCTGATAAACCGTCTTTTGTTTCCCTTCGGAGCCTCCGCATCCTTGGCTGCTATCCACTATCTTGGCACTTTCGATTTTGTCATCCCAGGTTCCGGACAGGATGTAATGAGCTGTGCCCTCTCGGTCCTCTACcactcctgtcacctaaaaatAACAAAGAACATAGCACACAAGAAGAGATCAGCCCTCATCGGGGTCTTTaggtttttatttactttctttttttaaaatccattttagtttcagtttttgcTGTTTGAAAATGTCCGACTATGAAACTGCATGTGCACTAGCTAATGACATGCGACTGGGAAGCCATATGAGAATGAGAGCGTGGTTGCATACCACAGAAACAGCATTACTGGGATTTATAAAATATACCTAATTAATATCATTGCCTGTGATAAGAATTTATTTTACCCATGCCCTTACATCCTGCCAGTACCTTAGATGAGCTCCGAAATCATGTGAAAAACAGGTGGACAGCCAGCTTTTCAGATGGGGTCTGCCCGAGTCTGACCCAGCTGAtcctcttttatttcttcttcttttaatgaTCCTGTTTTCCTATTCGTGTTAGTTACTTGTTCTATGTTCTATTATGCCGTGTGAGAGAATACTGATAAGCAGGTTATATAACCTTATTCACTTAagtgttttaattaaatatgtttaatcatctgttttgtgtatgactgtgtttttcatatttgtgaTGGTTCGGGGTGTCTGGGGATATCAACGCCCTACCGAAGGGTAGACAGCCTAGAGTGACAGTTGAAGATATTTTCTTTCGGGAGTGATTCAGGAATTTTTTTTAGGAATAGAAAGAAGTTGTCATAACAAGGATGAAGCTGGTTTCTCTCTTTGTGCAAGCAGTCGTTTCCCTCTGATGCATCAGCTCTGGTTAAACCTGACAGCTCAGTCTACTGAGATGTAATTTCCACAACATAAAGTGAAGACACAAATCAGCACTGGAAATTAGTAGAGCTGTTGCTGCTGAACACTGCTGCTTTTCTCCATTAAGGGGGATTTTCGCTGCGTGTTACTGGTTTTAAGGCTGgcagaaatagaaaaataacTCATGGAAAAAGAACCGTGAAAGGCAATTTGGCATTCCAAAGGGAGATATGCTGCTAGATGGAGTTTTCAGCCATGTGTTTTGGCTCTATGTAACCTCTTGGGTTAGAAGAAAAGGCCTACAGGCCGACTGTAAGactatattttactttaatctCTTCCCAGCTCTCTGGCTGTTGGCTCTTGCTGAGAATATTAATAGAAATATTGCAATCTTTTACTTTTGAtatttctttcatcttttttttagctgttgTTTGGTTCAACGTACTTAAAATGtgctttaaatgtatttaatttatCACACATTTTTTGCCACCCCTCCTGAATTTTGCTGCCTTTATGATCTTTAGTGCTTCAACACATCATAGCCCTCAAAGAGAGGTTCTTGTTCTGTTAGTTTGACACTTTGTGCCCTCCTTTTTCTTATTTCTCCAGCTGTAAGGTTGGTAATCCTTGTTTTAAGTAGGTTATCCATTTTTTTCAATATTCAATATTAGTCAATATTAGGAGAAAGTTGTATCTGTTAAAACAGCATTACAGATTCTCTCTAAAGGGCTTGTGTAGCAGTAGACATTCGGCAAATGTAAGACTGAGTTAATGTTGTAGTTGTCTATTAGTTCATCAGAAACTTACTTTGCGTGGGACTTCCCTGGAAAAGTAGCTGTAGGGGGAGAATTTAAGACGACAGGTGTCCTTGGTTGTGGTGTTTACAATGTCAATGTCCCCAGACtgccaacaagaaaaaaaacagatgtgacTTAAAAGTGTACAGTGACTAAAATTACTTTCCTTTAtgcttggaaaaaaaagaaagaagaaattttgcttttgtttgctgGATGCTTTCCTTATTTCTTAAGGAAATTACTTTCAAATCAGTTGCTGTGGATCCTGTTTAGGCTTACCACTTGTTCAGTTTCCCCAGATTTTTTTAAGGATATGCCAGATTTCAGCTAATATTGTCACTGTTGGtccaaaattattattttctgcCTGTCGAACTGTGTtatctatatattttttaatatatttgacTAAAGAGATTTAGCAAAAAGAAATGGAGTACATAGAGATGCAATTTAAATCCCTTcattcaggttgtttttttatcCTGGAGTAATTCATAGGCCCATTTTAACGgaataaacaaacaagcatAAAAAATATTCCTCTGAACATGATAAGCTACAAAGACTAGTCCACAAATGAATGACAAAGAATCTaatacataaagaaaaaatgtaaaggACCTTCAGAAAGCTTTGCGAACTGCTGTCCAAGAGGAACACACCTGATCAATCCAGAGCTTCCCTACAATAATATTGTGCACTGTGGAAGTCACTTTGCTCCACACATAGTGGTTTCCACTCGAGTGGAACTGCAGGTGAATGTTTcctatggtaaaaaaaaatgcatacaaAACATCACACAGACATTTCAGTGTATTTATAAATCAGATCTCAGATGTAGTAGCATTTGTGCTCATATAAAGTGACTGTCATCGTGAACACTGACTGCTTCTTACCTAACGGCACCACTGAAATATATTTCCCACGAAATTTGCTGTCTATAGTGATATGCTGCCACAGGGTCCATCCTCGCTGTGACGTCACATGGTGGGCAGCAGCTGGTGGGTGATGACTAACCTGAAAGTGAATTGTATCAGCTGGTGTCAGTAGAGCCAATATAAGCACAATATGTTGGGTGTTTGCTCTCCTCTCCATTGTTTATAAAATGTGATCAAAGACGCATAAACGCAGTAATTAAGTGATTCCTTGCCTGCTCACAGATGGAGCGATAACCATACTCATCCAGCCGATCCAGCTCATAAGTCTCCCCCTGCAGAGGGTTGAAAGGCTTGGCTGTGCGATGGACTGTGGTGGAGTAGGAAGAGACAGAAAAGGCAGCCACCAGGCACATCTGCTCCAGGGACGAGTCGCAGCGAGCGGCCCGGTCCAGAAGCTCACTGTACTCCAGATCCTCAGTCAGACGCTGGAGCATCGACAGCGGCTCGTTGAAGTTTACCTGCAATTGCACATTTCATACACATCTAATTAAGTTCCCGCCACATTAAGCTTTGACTAGAGCTCATTAGTGGAGAATGCAGATTTGTCCACTATTTACAGGCATGGGTATCTTCGATAGATCTTTCCCAATGCAATTTTTCATGATGCTCCACAGGTTAAGGGAGTAATTTGGTTTGTCAGGAATACGGCTGCGCCTTGTTCTTCGTAGCTGCATGTGGTTTGCGCCTGAGGTGTCCTGTAGAGAAAAGGACAAGCTAAGATGAATAGGGCTACTCAGTAAAGTGTTTTTCATTAATATCCGTATTCTTGTGACGTACATTCTCATTGTGAGTCCAGTCATTGGGCACGCCTCCACTCATCATACTCTGATTACTTCCTGAGCGCctaagtgaaaaaaacaaatattaaaaacattcaCAAAAATAGCTCAGCGGGTTAGACATACAGTAACTGTGTAGAGATGATGCCTCTCACTTGTGCTCTATGTTACCAGTAGCAGTCACAGTTATGAACGCAGGTGAGTCCTCCATGGCATCGAAGAACTCTGCCTCGTCATTCTCGTCGCTCGCATCTCCCTCCTGGGATCGCTCCACGCCTACGGCAGCAAGCACAGGACAGGTCAGCTGAGAGTCCTGCACATCCTCTACATCCACACAGGAAGTAGCAAATAATGGAGACTAAAAAGACTTGTATGTTTGCTTCAGGTAATAGAACTTTCATTAATACTTGCCTCAAAGCGGTATGAAGAAGTTGTTTAACTATTAGTAGCTTCgtaatgtttgctttgcaggTTGCTTTTAATTGACATGAGGCATTTCACATAACTAACATATAAAGGTCTTATTTACCTTTATAAATGTTATTTACAGCAGTTAATGATTGTAGGTGTTCTGTGTTCACACTCTGTGCACTGCAAAAAGGCCTTCCATGCTCAGAGACACATACGCACAAGCCCAGGGACGATTAACAAACACTGAAGCTACACTTCAACATCAACATTGGCCGCTTTGTTACTTTTGTGCGCAAAGCTCAGGTTGTAACCATTAACCTGTTAGCATTAGTTAtaccaaacagaaaaaatgtgctCCCAAAGACTAACATTGATcacaaaaacagtaaaacataaCAAACTacatcagaaaaaaacaaaaatcactaAAATAATAGTTTATTTGTTTACTGTAGTTTCTTATGCAGATTGTAGATAAATATGCTTAAAAAAAGGTTAAAGTCTAACTCAAGTAACCTGTCTGTGCACCACCCGTTGAAGAGGCCCATTTGCTCTTCGGTGACACAGGATGTCtgggagacagacagagtctcaCCTGTATATGAGGTGGGATTCTCCCTCCAGGCTCTTTCTAAGCTGTTATGCTGTTTGGCTAACTGTTCGATGGTCTCCTCCAGATGGTGACGCTGTTCTCTCTCATGCTGCAGGGCCTTTTGCCACCTCCGACTGTGAGATTCTGCCACGTCCACAAAGTCACGACAAGCCTGAGGTGtgaacacaaaacacatcaaAGAATGCGGGCGGCACCCTCAAGCTCTATTCCccctttgttaaaaaaaagcatttctgcTAGCCTCCCATTAGAGTGGCTACATACTGGGGGAGAACTGAATGGCTCACATTGATCATAGCATTGGAGGTGATGCGAAAGAGGGTGGCTCGCTCATTAACGGCTTTCACTTTGTCTGTGCTGTCAGTGGATCCACGCAGGTCCTCGAGTTCACTGAGGGAGCGCTGGAGGGCAGCACCATGCTTTCCTATCAGCTCATTACAGGTGCTCAGGTCATCTAGCTTGCTGGCCAGAGTCTTAAGCACCCCTTGGGTTAGAGTACGATCCTCCTGAGGTACTGGGACTTCATCCCCCGAGTCATcttcaaacacacatgcacaaaaaaaaaaaaaaaatagagccaGGACagaattttattcatttactaAAATAGCATCATTAGAGGTTATTACATGTAAACAGAGTGGGTGTTTGTGATGGTGTAGTAAACAGCGCACTGGGATGTAATGGCAGATTgagaaatgcatttaaaatttagATCGAGACAAGCTGAGAGAGCATTAATGGGGACTGGCTAGAAGAAGATATTAACACTTCACACCCTGATCCACCACAAATCTTCCTCTCTACAACACTGGAAAGCTGTGAATGAACACTGTTGCCCTGGAAACGTAGGTCTGTGCAATCAGGAGGCAAGGCTATTTTTAgaggaagaaggagaaaaaaaaaagatgacgcACTACCCTTTTCTCCTCTGTCTCCCCCTCACTATCTCTCTCTGTACCCGTTTGCTGGAGTGAGCCAAACCATCAGTCTGAAGCTTTAATGGAGGAGTGTAAAGAGACTGGGCTGATTACAAAGCATCATGGAGAGATTTATGACAATGCTTTTACCTGAAAGTATCTCATTTACAGTCCCATTTTCACTTATGGAAAGTTAGGCGTAACAGTTTTTTGTACCTCACTTTGCTTatttatgtacacacacacacacacacacacacacacacacacacatacatatatatatacagtatatatatatatatatcattgtCTCGtcccaggatgagacaaggaacatccaagaatacattgggaagatggccccaactgaccgagtgctcagtgaatacctcagacagcagaaacccaagaaagaggagggagacgaggaaccatcatggaaggacagggccctgcacggtatgtaccaccggcagatagaggaggtggctgatatccagaaatcctaccagtggctggacaaagctggactgaaagacagcacagaggcactaatcatggcagcacaagaacaagctctgagtacaagatccatagaggctggggtctatcacaccaggcaagaccccaggtgcaggctgtgtaaagatgccccagagacaatccagcacataacagcagggtgcaagatgctagcaggcaaggcatacatggaacgccataaccaagtggccggcatagtgtacaggaacatctgtgccgagtataacctggaagtcccgaggtcaaaatgggagatgcccccaagggtggtggagaatgaccgagctaagatcctgtgggacttccagatacagacggacaaaatggtggtggctaaccaaccggacatagtggtggtagacaaacagaagaagacggccgtagtgatcgatgtagcggttccgaatgacagcaatatcaggaagaaggaacacgagaagctggagaaataccaagggctcagagaagagctcgagaggatgtggagggtgaaggtaacggtggtccccgtggtaatcggagcactaggtgcggtgactcccaagctaggcgagtggctccagcagatcccgggaaacaacatcggagatctctgtccagaagagcgcagtcctgggaacagctaagatactgcacaggaccctcaagctcccaggcctctggtagaggacccaagcttgaaggataaaaccgccccatatatatatatattcattttcTTTGCATAAGCACTTTGAAGATTGAATGATGCACCTGCTCACAATTCTGTGCTCTATTAAAACTTCTTATGCAGTATAAAAACAGACCCATATCTATAGCGAGCAATAAATGCCAAAACAAACAACCCAGCTTTAAGTTCATGTAACTGCTTCCATCCTATGCAATGAAACTTTTCTAGGTCCTGCTGTGCTTGAAAGAAAGCCTTGCCTATGTACGGGACATAAACTACTTCAATCTAAAGGggcaaagaaatgaaaacaatcaGGGCAAAGTGGATTAAGAACGTCTCTGGAGGAGAAGATTAAAAATGAGAGGGTGAAAAATCCTTCAGGCATCTGTAATGGTTTCATGACCCacatatatatagagagagaatAATCGCActctgctggtggagctcaaGGTGTTAAGACGCTATGAATCTGCGATCTGAGGCCATCTGCCATCCGATGTTTTTATATGGAAGTGCTCGGACATAGAATAACAGTATACATGTAGGGCAGAGGGATACTGGTCTAGTCTGTGAACTGACTGGTTATTTTCCACACAGGACTTTGGAGAGTTCAATTGGTGACTCATCGTtgaatcatttaaaaaagaaaaaagaaaacacccacAGGTGATAGCGGGAGCATCAATATGGACACAGTGTGGGAGGAGAGAGTTAAAAATCAGGGGATGCACTGTAAGCTTCCTCAGCATGGAAAAACCATTTAAAGTCTGACTGTGTGTGCTGAAAGCCGGCTCCAGGACAGGCTGTTTGGATTCATCCTCACGCTTTCATCTTGTCTTCAACACCAGCgggaaacattattttttcacaaCACACCTATTTATACATATTTCAGAGGAGCCTAAAGATTTTAGTAATAGCTATTATAAGACAGACAGATGCTGTTCGAATCGACTTTTAGCCAATTAATTTGTCCCGCTAATGAGCCCAGATGAAAAAGCTCACTCGATGATAATCTATAATCACATCACACCAAAAAACACAAGGCACTGTCTCTtcttacacatgcacacaagcaCATCAGCCACAGCTGTGTGAACGACACATAATATATGGAACATAAACCTATGGTGAAAATAATTACCCAAAAACATGGAGCAGCAGCACTTTAAGACCATTTCTGGAAGTCTTAAAATGCATAAAACAGTGTAAATGGGCTAAGCTCTATATTTGAACCAGTATTTCATGTACATCTCACACATCCGAGTTCGAACATTTTACACAACATTTTTGGGTGTTGCAGACATCAAATCGAACTAGGCAACGTACACAGAGACAGTTGACGACGGCTCTGCTGTGCATGTGCAGTAAATTAAAGGGACTGCCCAACTTACTGAACTCCATAAACATAAAGCTATGATTACTAATGCATACATGGATGCAAAAAAAGCATGCAAGCAAATGCACGGCGACTGTCTCACTTCTAATCCTGCCACTGGTAATATAATGAGCAGGCTACTTACAAGGTGACACAGTCACTGAAAAAGGCTGCCCTCGTGTCTTCCTATTGTCCACAGAGTGTATAgtggaaaaatattttcaatgAAAATGCTCACACcctcctgctctctcttttttttttctcttacccCTCCTGCTTTCAGAAAGGGGAGGAGGAGTCTACAGGAAGGTCATTTCATTCAGCACTCACTGTCGTCATAGTGAAGGAGACGGGGAGGGAGAAAGGAGACAGCGTGGTGGGGAGGGTAGGTGGCGGTAGCTGCATGTGTGATTCTGCATTTGTGTAAGACAGAAAGATGCTCTATTTgtctgaaggtaaaaaaaaagggagTATTAGAATGATCATAGCTGAAGGTGAGGTGTAATTTAATATGACAAGATTAAATACAGCTTCCTCTTTTTACCTTTAATCACACCCCTTGCCCCCAACGGACTGTTCTCATAAGGACATACTGAATAACACTGCCACCTTGTGTCCTTCTGTTTACATAACTATAAAGTCAGCACAGAGAATGTGTAGAAATCTAATATGCATTTAGGAAAATGGGTCTTGGTTGTGTCAGCCTGCATTCATGTTACAGCTAAAATTAGTTTGACTGCTTCAGAGCTTCTCGGCTGAACCATGCTGTTCCTTTAAAGTGCAAATTCTGGTGtgggtgtttttgtttaaatctcccccaaaaaacccaaaccccaaaacaacaacaaaagaaacccATAAAATAAAGGTACATGACAGAACAGTAACACTAACACTACACTAAAATTTACTGTCCAAAAACACGAATCACAAAGAGTATAAAATGCCTGTCTCACCTGAGTGATGCATGAGGAGAGTGGCGTTGGCTTTGGCCTGTTGCAGTGCTGACACCCATTTCTGGCACTCTCCCTCGGAGGTGGCCTTCAGGTGGTAACTCCGGCCTCCGCTGGTTAACACCAAGTGGCAGGTGTCGCCCACCTCGATGTGCGCCGTCGCCAGGGGAATTGTT
The Maylandia zebra isolate NMK-2024a linkage group LG7, Mzebra_GT3a, whole genome shotgun sequence DNA segment above includes these coding regions:
- the osbp2a gene encoding oxysterol-binding protein 2 isoform X2, encoding MNELVKSLPSPTLPGLHLPSVDTHKGWLFKWTNYLKGYQRRWFVLSNGLLSYYRTQAEMAHTCRGTIPLATAHIEVGDTCHLVLTSGGRSYHLKATSEGECQKWVSALQQAKANATLLMHHSDDSGDEVPVPQEDRTLTQGVLKTLASKLDDLSTCNELIGKHGAALQRSLSELEDLRGSTDSTDKVKAVNERATLFRITSNAMINACRDFVDVAESHSRRWQKALQHEREQRHHLEETIEQLAKQHNSLERAWRENPTSYTGVERSQEGDASDENDEAEFFDAMEDSPAFITVTATGNIEHKRSGSNQSMMSGGVPNDWTHNENDTSGANHMQLRRTRRSRIPDKPNYSLNLWSIMKNCIGKDLSKIPMPVNFNEPLSMLQRLTEDLEYSELLDRAARCDSSLEQMCLVAAFSVSSYSTTVHRTAKPFNPLQGETYELDRLDEYGYRSICEQVSHHPPAAAHHVTSQRGWTLWQHITIDSKFRGKYISVVPLGNIHLQFHSSGNHYVWSKVTSTVHNIIVGKLWIDQSGDIDIVNTTTKDTCRLKFSPYSYFSREVPRKVTGVVEDREGTAHYILSGTWDDKIESAKIVDSSQGCGGSEGKQKTVYQTLPPKLLWKKYPLPENAENMHFFSSLALTLNEPEEGVAPTDSRLRPDQRLMEAGLWDEANSQKQRLEERQRLERKRRAQANQALEEGQDIEGYQPLWFEKRTDETGDNIFIYKGGYWEAKERQDWSQCPQIF
- the osbp2a gene encoding oxysterol-binding protein 2 isoform X1, which produces MNELVKSLPSPTLPGLHLPSVDTHKGWLFKWTNYLKGYQRRWFVLSNGLLSYYRTQAEMAHTCRGTIPLATAHIEVGDTCHLVLTSGGRSYHLKATSEGECQKWVSALQQAKANATLLMHHSDDSGDEVPVPQEDRTLTQGVLKTLASKLDDLSTCNELIGKHGAALQRSLSELEDLRGSTDSTDKVKAVNERATLFRITSNAMINACRDFVDVAESHSRRWQKALQHEREQRHHLEETIEQLAKQHNSLERAWRENPTSYTEDVQDSQLTCPVLAAVGVERSQEGDASDENDEAEFFDAMEDSPAFITVTATGNIEHKRSGSNQSMMSGGVPNDWTHNENDTSGANHMQLRRTRRSRIPDKPNYSLNLWSIMKNCIGKDLSKIPMPVNFNEPLSMLQRLTEDLEYSELLDRAARCDSSLEQMCLVAAFSVSSYSTTVHRTAKPFNPLQGETYELDRLDEYGYRSICEQVSHHPPAAAHHVTSQRGWTLWQHITIDSKFRGKYISVVPLGNIHLQFHSSGNHYVWSKVTSTVHNIIVGKLWIDQSGDIDIVNTTTKDTCRLKFSPYSYFSREVPRKVTGVVEDREGTAHYILSGTWDDKIESAKIVDSSQGCGGSEGKQKTVYQTLPPKLLWKKYPLPENAENMHFFSSLALTLNEPEEGVAPTDSRLRPDQRLMEAGLWDEANSQKQRLEERQRLERKRRAQANQALEEGQDIEGYQPLWFEKRTDETGDNIFIYKGGYWEAKERQDWSQCPQIF